In the genome of Dunckerocampus dactyliophorus isolate RoL2022-P2 chromosome 6, RoL_Ddac_1.1, whole genome shotgun sequence, one region contains:
- the si:dkey-30k22.5 gene encoding lecithin retinol acyltransferase family protein, which produces MFLFQLLNFFFSASKKEDISKYDLSLYKRGDLLEVPRTLFTHFGIYLGDNRVAHLIPDILPVISGNKSAIAKMVTNNRLLLGVIAKAASVRVDSVVDFAYGSEILVNHMDRVCSQPPLDGDEVAKRAEKLLGSVTYSLLWYNCEHYVMYCRYGMAISYQTYQFCTTVRKIVCSRMSSYLTALCGAAALLYLGCVTPLTVLATLLVSFTIWMAA; this is translated from the exons ATGTTCCTCTTCCAGCTCCTCAACTTTTTCTTCAGCGCCTCCAAAAAGGAGGACATCTCCAAGTATGACCTCTCCCTCTACAAGCGCGGCGACCTCCTGGAGGTCCCCCGCACCTTGTTCACCCACTTCGGCATCTACCTGGGCGACAACCGCGTGGCCCACCTCATCCCCGACATCCTGCCCGTCATCTCCGGGAACAAGTCGGCCATCGCCAAGATGGTCACCAACAACCGCCTGCTGCTGGGGGTCATCGCCAAGGCGGCCAGCGTGAGGGTGGACTCGGTGGTGGACTTTGCGTACGGCTCGGAGATCCTGGTCAACCACATGGACAGGGTGTGCAGCCAGCCTCCCCTGGACGGGGACGAGGTGGCCAAAAGGGCGGAGAAGCTGCTGGGCTCGGTCACGTACAGCCTGCTGTGGTACAACTGTGAACACTACGTCATGTACTGCAGATATGGCATGGCCATCAGCTACCAGACGTACCAG TTCTGCACAACAGTTCGCAAGATCGTGTGCAGCCGGATGAGCTCGTACTTGACGGCCTTGTGCGGCGCGGCGGCCTTGCTGTATTTGGGCTGCGTGACGCCGCTGACGGTTTTGGCCACTCTGCTGGTGTCCTTCACCATCTGGATGGCAGCCTAG
- the npy2r gene encoding neuropeptide Y receptor type 2 — protein MTETGSSNCCLATAPPVSEVVLGLEDSTKLLGVQVVLILAYSAIIVLGVTGNSLVIYVVYRFRTLRTVTNFFIVNLAVADLLVNMLCLPFTLAYTLYGEWIFGRALCFILPCAQGAAVHVSTITLNVIALDRHRSIVHHTESKMSRNVCAVVIALTWAVSVLLASPLAIFREYRTLDLSPGESLQVCAEKWPEGSVNGSIYSVSMLLLQYGLPLAVNCVAYMHIWTKMKSRMVARHGPNGRQQRRKKTTKMLVTMVVVFAISWLPLHAFQLAVDIDSSVVYMKDFKLLFSAFHVVAMCSTFVNPILYGWMNSNYRSAFLSVCHCCRPFKGHARTHKSKQGDVSSSSKSTKDPTGF, from the exons ATGACCGAGACGGGGTCCTCCAACTGCTGCTTGGCGACAGCGCCGCCCGTTAGCGAGGTGGTCTTGGGTCTGGAAGACAGCACCAAGCTGCTGGGCGTGCAGGTGGTCTTGATCCTGGCGTACAGTGCCATCATCGTGCTGGGCGTGACGGGCAACAGCCTGGTCATCTATGTGGTCTACAGGTTCAGGACCCTTCGCACCGTCACCAACTTCTTCATCGTCAACTTGGCGGTGGCCGACCTGTTGGTCAACATGCTGTGTCTGCCCTTCACGCTGGCCTACACGCTCTACGGAGAGTGGATATTCGGGCGAGCGCTGTGCTTCATTCTGCCGTGCGCTCAGGGCGCCGCTGTGCACGTGTCCACCATCACCCTCAACGTCATAGCGCTGGACCGCCATCGCAGCATCGTCCACCACACCGAGAGCAAGATGTCCAGAAATGTGTGCGCTGTTGTCATTGCCCTCACCTGGGCCGTCAGCGTTCTCCTGGCGAGCCCCTTAGCTATATTCCGCGAGTACAGGACCTTGGACCTCTCGCCCGGCGAGTCCCTGCAGGTCTGCGCAGAGAAGTGGCCTGAAGGCAGCGTGAACGGGAGCATCTACAGCGTCtccatgctgctgctgcagtaCGGCCTCCCGCTGGCCGTCAACTGCGTGGCCTACATGCACATCTGGACCAAGATGAAGAGCCGCATGGTGGCGCGCCACGGTCCCAACGGGCGCCAACAGCGGCGTAAGAAGACCACCAAGATGCTGGTGACCATGGTGGTGGTGTTCGCCATCAGCTGGCTGCCGCTGCACGCCTTCCAGCTGGCGGTGGACATTGACAGCAGCGTGGTCTACATGAAGGACTTCAAGCTACTCTTCAGCGCCTTCCACGTGGTCGCCATGTGCTCCACCTTCGTCAACCCCATCCTCTACGGCTGGATGAACAGCAACTACAGGAGCGCCTTCCTGTCCGTCTGCCACTGCTGCCGGCCCTTTAAGGGCCACGCCCGGACGCACAAGAGCAAACAAGGCGACGTCTCCTCGAGCTCCAAGTCCACCAAG GACCCTACCGGGTTTTGA
- the LOC129183190 gene encoding PDZ and LIM domain protein 3-like: MPLKVVLTGPAPWGFRLVGGKDFNQPLTISRVTPGSKAAIANLCAGDVIVAIEGAPAADMLHCEAQNKIKESGGQLALTVERNEARLWSPRVTEDGKVSPFKLNLEAEQQEYKPIGVAHNRRAQPFVAAANIDDKRQVVSTSYNTPIGLYSSGNIQDAMEGQMRGFVQPKPESPRTLASIEDSDVYRMLQRDDEGPAEPRQSGSFKALQDFVESDGTRPLVTRTVKAPTTKAAAAPAGNLQKLPVCDKCGNGIVGTVVKARDKFRHPGCFVCSDCDVNLKQKGYFFVEGQLYCEAHARARMRPPEGHDLVTTFPSA, translated from the exons ATGCCGCTCAAGGTGGTTCTGACCGGGCCAGCCCCCTGGGGCTTCCGTCTGGTGGGGGGCAAGGACTTCAACCAGCCGCTCACCATCTCCAGG GTCACTCCCGGCAGCAAGGCGGCCATCGCCAACCTGTGCGCGGGTGACGTGATCGTGGCCATCGAGGGAGCGCCGGCCGCCGACATGCTGCACTGCGAGGCCCAGAACAAGATCAAGGAGTCCGGCGGCCAGCTCGCTCTCACCGTGGAAAG AAACGAAGCCAGGCTGTGGTCGCCGCGGGTAACGGAGGATGGCAAAGTCAGCCCGTTTAAGCTCAACCTGGAGGCAGAGCAGCAG GAGTACAAACCCATCGGCGTGGCGCACAACCGCCGAGCTCAGCCGTTTGTGGCGGCGGCCAACATCGACGACAAGCGTCAGGTGGTCAGCACGTCCTACAACACCCCCATCGGCCTCTACTCGTCTGGAAACATCCAGGACGCCATGGAGGGACAGATGAGAGGATTTGTCCAGCCCAAGCCCGAGAG cCCGAGGACGTTGGCTAGCATCGAGGACTCGGACGTTTATCGCATGTTGCAGAGGGATGACGAGGGGCCTGCCGAGCCTCGACAGTCGGGATCCTTTAAGGCGCTGCAGGACTTTGTGGAGAGCGACG GCACTCGGCCCCTGGTGACCCGGACCGTTAAAGCTCCAACAACCAAAGCGGCCGCGGCACCGGCAGGAAATCTGCAGAAGCTGCCCGTCTGTGACAAATGCGGCAACGGCATTGT CGGGACGGTGGTGAAGGCCCGGGACAAATTCCGCCACCCGGGTTGCTTCGTGTGCTCCGACTGCGACGTCAACCTCAAACAGAAAGGTTATTTCTTCGTGGAAGGTCAGCTGTACTGCGAGGCTCACGCCCGGGCTAGAATGAGACCCCCCGAGGGTCACGACCTTGTCACCACATTTCCCTCTGCGTAG